One genomic window of Burkholderia humptydooensis includes the following:
- a CDS encoding TIGR01459 family HAD-type hydrolase gives MTRWIAGLGNLHEAYDGFIVDQFGVLHDGIRPYPGAAEALRELRARGKRVLVLSNSGKRAEANALRLLHFGVTPEHYDALITSGELLWQMLRRCDRAPFDQLGRCLWLGHPPEDAPTLDGLDWSPAAKPAEADALLLASMPDAPDAAARMWPLLAEGLPHALPLICANPDLERLTERGVEPSAGALASRYEADGGKVVWLGKPHPLIYDVCRELLARLGAQRLVAIGDSLAHDIGGGAAAGCDTCFIAGGLHGRAFAEAVPDAARDALLRQLVTADAHRGARAPDWALSTLRWAEGPASAILINTP, from the coding sequence ATGACGCGCTGGATTGCCGGCCTCGGAAATCTGCATGAAGCCTACGACGGGTTTATCGTCGATCAGTTCGGTGTGCTGCATGACGGCATACGGCCGTACCCCGGCGCGGCCGAGGCGTTGCGTGAGCTCAGGGCGCGCGGCAAGCGTGTGCTTGTACTGTCGAACTCGGGCAAGCGTGCCGAGGCCAACGCGTTGCGGCTGTTGCACTTCGGCGTCACGCCCGAACACTACGACGCGCTGATCACTTCGGGCGAACTGCTGTGGCAGATGCTGCGGCGGTGCGACCGCGCGCCCTTCGACCAGCTGGGCCGGTGCCTGTGGTTGGGCCACCCGCCCGAAGATGCCCCAACTCTGGACGGCCTCGACTGGAGCCCTGCAGCTAAGCCCGCAGAGGCCGACGCGCTGTTACTGGCCAGCATGCCTGATGCACCCGATGCCGCCGCACGCATGTGGCCGCTGCTGGCCGAGGGCTTGCCGCATGCTCTGCCGCTGATCTGTGCCAACCCTGACCTGGAACGGCTCACCGAGCGTGGCGTCGAGCCCTCGGCCGGCGCGCTGGCCTCGCGCTACGAGGCTGACGGCGGCAAAGTGGTGTGGCTCGGCAAACCGCATCCCCTGATTTACGACGTCTGCCGCGAGCTGCTCGCGCGCCTGGGCGCGCAGCGCCTCGTGGCCATTGGCGATTCGCTCGCGCATGACATCGGAGGCGGCGCGGCGGCAGGCTGCGACACCTGTTTTATCGCCGGTGGCCTGCATGGACGCGCTTTTGCCGAAGCGGTGCCCGATGCCGCACGCGACGCCCTGCTGCGCCAGCTCGTGACCGCTGACGCCCATCGCGGCGCCCGTGCCCCTGACTGGGCGCTTTCCACCCTGCGCTGGGCCGAAGGCCCGGCGAGCGCAATTTTGATCAATACGCCATGA
- a CDS encoding FGGY-family carbohydrate kinase, with translation MNRLFIGIDIGTSGVRAVAQDESGAVLAQSRKPLPAPRREGSSGARITQDPALWWTAVETALHALLDQVDRASVTALAVDGTSGTLLLCDDAGRPLSAGWMYNEASCEAEAARVSTAAPAASPARGLASPLARLLHLQAQHPEAAHALHQAEWIAGCLTGCWGLSDENNALKLGYDVRARCWPDWFDALGVRREMLPRVHPPGTPLALVDGELAQRFGLRAGVLVGAGTTDGVAAFLATGASEIGDAVTSLGSTLVVKQLSDRPVFAPEQGVYSHRLGERWLPGGASNSGGAALLRFFSAAQMDALTPCLRPDEPTGLDYYPLPADGERFPVCDPAWPARVAPRPDDDTHFFQGLLEGMAEVERLAFGRLASLGAPRLTRVFTAGGGAHNAAWRRIRARVLGVPVLQPAHVDAAVGAARLARQAWEAS, from the coding sequence ATGAACCGCCTTTTCATCGGCATTGACATCGGCACCTCCGGCGTGCGCGCAGTCGCCCAGGACGAATCGGGTGCCGTGCTGGCCCAGTCTCGCAAGCCGCTGCCCGCGCCGCGCCGCGAAGGTAGTAGCGGCGCGCGGATCACGCAGGACCCGGCCCTGTGGTGGACGGCAGTGGAGACCGCACTTCACGCGCTACTCGATCAGGTTGACCGCGCATCGGTGACGGCACTTGCGGTGGACGGCACCTCGGGCACGCTTCTGCTGTGTGACGACGCGGGCCGGCCCTTGTCGGCGGGCTGGATGTACAACGAAGCAAGTTGCGAAGCCGAGGCGGCGCGCGTGAGCACGGCGGCCCCCGCCGCCAGCCCGGCGCGCGGCCTGGCGTCGCCACTGGCGCGGTTACTGCACCTGCAGGCGCAACATCCAGAGGCCGCCCATGCCTTGCATCAGGCCGAGTGGATCGCCGGTTGCCTCACTGGCTGCTGGGGTCTGTCCGACGAGAACAATGCGCTCAAGCTCGGCTACGATGTGCGCGCGCGCTGCTGGCCCGACTGGTTTGACGCGCTGGGTGTGCGTCGCGAGATGCTGCCACGCGTGCACCCGCCCGGCACGCCCCTGGCACTTGTCGACGGCGAGCTCGCGCAGCGCTTCGGGCTGCGTGCCGGCGTGCTCGTGGGCGCCGGCACGACCGATGGCGTGGCGGCCTTCCTTGCAACCGGGGCCAGCGAAATCGGCGACGCCGTCACTTCGCTGGGCAGCACGCTGGTAGTCAAGCAACTCAGCGACCGGCCCGTGTTCGCGCCGGAACAGGGCGTCTACAGTCACCGCTTGGGCGAGCGCTGGCTGCCCGGTGGCGCCTCCAATAGCGGTGGCGCTGCGTTGCTTCGCTTTTTCAGCGCGGCGCAGATGGACGCGCTCACGCCGTGCTTGCGGCCCGACGAACCCACGGGGCTCGACTACTACCCGCTGCCTGCAGACGGCGAGCGCTTTCCAGTGTGCGATCCAGCGTGGCCGGCACGAGTCGCGCCACGGCCGGACGACGACACGCACTTTTTCCAGGGGCTGCTTGAAGGTATGGCGGAGGTCGAGCGCCTGGCCTTCGGGCGACTCGCCTCACTAGGCGCGCCGCGGCTCACCCGCGTGTTCACAGCCGGCGGGGGCGCGCACAACGCAGCCTGGCGGCGGATCCGGGCCCGGGTGCTGGGCGTGCCGGTGCTGCAACCCGCGCACGTCGACGCTGCCGTGGGCGCGGCGCGGCTCGCGCGCCAAGCTTGGGAGGCATCATGA
- a CDS encoding class II aldolase/adducin family protein — translation MMPTNETTSTTGTCTADEAAARQLMVAYAQRFAPSGLSQGTSGNLSMRWHDGEHAGMLITPSGVDYTRLGPGDLAFMRLDDASWSGPLKPSSEWRFHRDIYVARPETGAVVHAHPTHATAVAVQRRDIPAFHYMVAVAGGRDIRCAPYATYGTEALSQHALHALADRRACLLANHGLIAVGADLAAAFALAQEVEELSRQYLLALAVGQPVVLPDDEMDRVLEAFKSYGANAQKGCALPGHA, via the coding sequence ATGATGCCGACAAACGAAACGACAAGCACAACCGGAACCTGTACCGCGGACGAGGCGGCTGCGCGCCAGCTCATGGTGGCCTATGCGCAACGCTTTGCGCCAAGCGGACTCTCGCAAGGCACATCGGGCAATCTCAGTATGCGCTGGCACGATGGCGAACATGCGGGCATGCTCATCACGCCCAGCGGCGTCGACTACACACGGCTCGGTCCTGGCGATCTGGCTTTCATGCGGCTCGACGATGCAAGCTGGAGCGGCCCGCTCAAGCCTTCGTCAGAGTGGCGCTTCCACCGCGACATCTACGTGGCCCGGCCCGAGACGGGCGCGGTGGTCCACGCCCACCCGACCCATGCGACCGCCGTCGCGGTGCAGCGCCGCGACATCCCCGCCTTCCACTACATGGTGGCGGTGGCCGGTGGCCGAGACATCCGCTGCGCGCCTTACGCCACCTATGGGACGGAGGCGCTGTCGCAGCACGCGCTGCACGCACTCGCCGACCGCCGCGCCTGCCTGCTGGCCAATCACGGGCTGATTGCGGTAGGCGCAGATCTCGCCGCGGCCTTCGCGCTGGCGCAGGAGGTCGAGGAATTGTCCCGGCAATACCTGCTGGCGCTGGCCGTCGGGCAGCCGGTCGTCCTCCCCGATGACGAAATGGATCGAGTGCTTGAGGCCTTCAAGAGCTACGGGGCCAACGCGCAGAAGGGCTGCGCGCTGCCTGGCCACGCATGA
- a CDS encoding glycerol-3-phosphate dehydrogenase/oxidase, producing the protein MDRTQLNPAQRMRDLAAAVTDTADVLVIGAGVTGAGAALDASARGLSVVLVEAGDIAAGTSSRSGKTFHGGLRYLEQLNFKLVAHAIEERDLMLRTVCPHIAWPEAFVYPLTHHWERAYVGAGVMLYDLLGLKGGAVPRQRHFGRRSLKAHMPSIEDTRVVGGIQYYDALMDDARHTLAVVRTAAGLGARVLTGAPVVEFVKNANGAVGGAVVQDMATGQRHTLRARAVINAGGVWADDLQRLAGANTFHVQPAKGVHLLLPASAIDAKAGILARATDSVIIARRWYDYWLVGTTDTPWDRTKGCPVAECADIEYLLDNLNGYLARKVRPQDVLGVFAGLRPLIKQVDGADITSALSRDHAVLSGPVGLTTVVGGKYTTYRRMARDAVDAALVPLGITTPSTTATLPLLGAGRWAEVRDRAAEIAQSHGLPEATVRSLLARHGDRIEDVLALASVDARLAEPLPHVPRYLRAELPYAVQAEGARSLMDVMVRRLRLSIELPDGGAAFAEEAAALVSAPLGWTPERAAAEVETYRTLVATERAALEELQT; encoded by the coding sequence GTGGACCGAACCCAACTGAACCCCGCGCAACGCATGCGCGATTTGGCCGCCGCCGTTACCGACACTGCCGATGTGCTGGTGATCGGGGCAGGCGTGACCGGTGCCGGCGCTGCACTCGATGCTTCCGCGCGTGGTCTGTCGGTGGTGCTGGTCGAGGCCGGAGACATCGCGGCTGGTACCTCGTCGCGCTCGGGCAAAACCTTCCACGGCGGCCTGCGCTACCTGGAGCAGTTGAACTTCAAACTGGTCGCGCACGCCATCGAGGAGCGCGACCTGATGCTGCGCACGGTGTGCCCGCACATCGCCTGGCCCGAGGCCTTCGTTTATCCGCTGACGCATCACTGGGAGCGAGCTTATGTCGGCGCCGGCGTCATGCTCTACGACCTGCTTGGCTTGAAGGGCGGGGCCGTTCCGCGCCAGCGGCACTTCGGCCGCCGCAGCCTGAAGGCGCATATGCCCTCGATCGAGGATACCCGGGTGGTCGGTGGCATTCAGTACTACGATGCGCTGATGGACGATGCGCGCCACACGCTCGCCGTCGTACGCACCGCCGCCGGCCTGGGCGCGCGGGTGCTGACCGGCGCGCCGGTGGTCGAATTTGTCAAAAATGCGAACGGCGCGGTGGGCGGCGCTGTAGTGCAGGACATGGCCACCGGCCAGCGCCACACGCTGCGCGCCCGGGCAGTGATCAATGCCGGGGGCGTATGGGCCGACGACCTTCAGCGGCTAGCGGGCGCCAACACCTTCCACGTGCAGCCGGCCAAAGGCGTGCACCTGCTGCTGCCCGCCTCCGCGATCGACGCGAAGGCCGGGATTCTGGCCCGCGCCACCGACTCGGTGATCATTGCCCGGCGTTGGTACGACTACTGGCTGGTCGGCACCACCGACACGCCGTGGGATCGCACCAAAGGTTGCCCGGTGGCCGAATGTGCCGACATCGAGTACCTGCTGGACAACCTGAACGGTTATCTTGCGCGCAAGGTGCGGCCGCAGGACGTGCTGGGCGTGTTCGCGGGCCTGCGACCGCTGATCAAACAGGTCGACGGCGCGGACATCACCTCTGCGCTGTCGCGCGACCACGCGGTACTGTCGGGGCCCGTCGGCCTGACCACCGTGGTCGGCGGTAAATACACGACCTACCGCCGCATGGCGCGCGATGCCGTCGATGCCGCGCTCGTGCCGCTGGGCATTACCACGCCATCCACCACCGCTACTTTGCCGTTACTGGGCGCCGGGCGCTGGGCCGAGGTGCGCGACCGGGCGGCGGAGATCGCTCAAAGCCACGGCTTGCCTGAAGCCACAGTGCGTTCCTTGCTCGCACGTCATGGCGACCGTATCGAGGACGTGCTGGCACTAGCCAGTGTCGATGCGCGTCTTGCCGAGCCGTTGCCTCACGTGCCCCGCTACTTGCGTGCGGAACTGCCATACGCGGTGCAGGCCGAAGGTGCACGTTCGTTGATGGACGTGATGGTGCGCCGCCTGCGCCTGTCCATCGAGCTTCCGGACGGCGGCGCTGCCTTTGCCGAGGAGGCGGCTGCACTAGTGAGCGCGCCGCTGGGCTGGACGCCCGAGCGCGCCGCGGCTGAAGTTGAGACCTATCGCACGCTCGTCGCCACTGAGCGGGCTGCACTGGAGGAACTGCAAACATGA
- a CDS encoding 2-hydroxyacid dehydrogenase, translating into MTILTVAVIGDRFMKPQYFVDALSAALPRATIDIRTLELAWPDVPMAHGYAVGSCAPGLKGLKEYLGEPAEIASFIGDAEVLINHLAPVTAEMLECLSALRFIAVARGGPVNIDLASARAKGIKVVNAPGRNASAVAEFTIGMILAQTRLLTAGHATLSRGEWRGELYRADLTGDELCNMTVGLIGYGHIGSKVTKLLRPFGCRILVTDPYAALDAVDRAAGIEQVDMDTLLRKSDVVSLHARVTPETTGFIDAAAFARMKRGAYFINTARGPMVNYGDLHAALAGGHLRGAGLETFAVEPCDPADPLLSLPNVSLTPHIAGASLQTVRCAADMVAEELRRYVAGEAALNPS; encoded by the coding sequence ATGACCATACTGACTGTGGCCGTGATAGGCGACCGCTTCATGAAACCCCAGTACTTCGTCGATGCGTTGAGTGCCGCGCTACCTCGTGCGACGATTGACATTCGCACTCTCGAACTCGCGTGGCCCGACGTCCCGATGGCGCACGGCTACGCTGTGGGTTCCTGCGCCCCTGGTCTCAAGGGCCTGAAGGAATACCTTGGCGAACCTGCGGAGATCGCTTCATTCATCGGCGACGCAGAGGTGCTGATCAATCACCTCGCGCCGGTTACAGCCGAGATGCTGGAGTGCTTGTCGGCATTGCGATTCATCGCCGTCGCACGTGGCGGGCCGGTCAACATCGACCTGGCGTCAGCGCGTGCGAAGGGGATCAAGGTGGTAAATGCGCCCGGTCGCAATGCCAGCGCGGTAGCCGAGTTCACGATCGGCATGATCCTCGCGCAGACGCGGCTGCTGACCGCTGGTCACGCGACGCTCAGTCGTGGTGAATGGCGTGGCGAACTCTACCGCGCAGACTTGACCGGCGACGAACTCTGCAACATGACCGTGGGGCTCATCGGCTACGGCCACATCGGCTCGAAGGTCACCAAACTGTTGCGGCCATTCGGCTGTCGCATCCTGGTAACCGACCCCTATGCCGCGCTCGACGCGGTCGACCGTGCCGCAGGCATCGAGCAGGTCGACATGGACACGCTGCTGCGCAAGAGCGACGTGGTGTCGCTGCATGCGCGCGTTACGCCTGAGACTACCGGCTTCATCGACGCGGCCGCCTTCGCGCGCATGAAGCGCGGCGCCTACTTCATCAACACCGCGCGCGGACCGATGGTGAACTACGGCGACCTCCATGCAGCCCTTGCCGGCGGCCACCTGCGCGGCGCCGGGCTGGAGACCTTCGCGGTCGAGCCCTGCGATCCGGCCGACCCGCTTCTGAGCCTGCCCAACGTGTCGCTGACCCCGCACATCGCCGGCGCATCGCTGCAGACGGTGCGTTGCGCGGCGGACATGGTGGCCGAGGAATTGCGCCGCTACGTGGCCGGCGAGGCAGCACTCAACCCGAGTTGA
- a CDS encoding FGGY-family carbohydrate kinase: MSAQDILIGIDAGTSVIKAVAFDVNGVQIAVASRPNTVMLGDDGAAEQDMDGTWADTAATLRTLGESVPGLAERTLALAATAQGDGTWLIDAQGRPVGPALLWLDGRSAPHARALRASAAGVQLAERTGTALNPSMQSSQLLWLREHQPDRLARAEMALHCKDWLYLCFTGERCTCPCEGVFTFGDWRRRAYDDETLALLGLADCRQLLPPLLDGTSRTAPLTAQAAQACGLRAGTPVALSVMDVPATVLGGGGVAFEGGTMRRVGCSILGSTGMHGWVSDDAARIVPSAEAGYTMLMPLRGTQARLMSHMAATLNIDWLLAWLSEAAALAGATLPPKAQLLQRLNEMVLAAIPAQAIYHPYIAENGERGPFVDSDARAQLSGFSATLGLAGTVRAVFEGICLAARDCYSALGELPPEIRLTGGAARSPALRQLLASVTGRPVRVSHREECGAAGAAICAAVGAGVLGSVRETLPTWVDRWLDPQTIMPDAQQTALYDTVFSIYRQMAAQLRPAWHALAAGRC; the protein is encoded by the coding sequence ATGAGCGCACAAGACATCCTGATCGGCATTGACGCAGGCACATCGGTCATCAAGGCCGTCGCATTTGACGTCAACGGCGTGCAGATTGCGGTGGCGAGCCGGCCCAACACCGTCATGCTCGGCGACGATGGCGCTGCGGAGCAGGACATGGACGGGACCTGGGCCGATACCGCGGCGACGCTGCGGACGCTTGGGGAATCGGTGCCCGGTCTGGCTGAGCGCACACTGGCGCTGGCCGCGACCGCGCAGGGCGACGGCACTTGGCTAATCGACGCTCAAGGCCGCCCGGTTGGACCTGCCTTGTTGTGGCTGGATGGGCGGTCGGCGCCACATGCGCGCGCGCTACGTGCCAGCGCCGCCGGCGTCCAGCTGGCAGAACGCACAGGCACGGCGCTGAACCCCTCGATGCAGAGCAGCCAGTTGCTGTGGTTGCGCGAACACCAGCCTGACCGCCTGGCGCGCGCTGAGATGGCGTTGCACTGCAAGGATTGGCTCTACCTCTGCTTCACCGGCGAGCGCTGCACTTGCCCGTGCGAAGGCGTGTTCACCTTCGGAGACTGGCGTCGTCGCGCATACGACGACGAAACGCTCGCGTTGCTTGGCCTTGCCGATTGCAGGCAACTGCTTCCGCCGCTGCTCGACGGCACCAGCCGCACCGCGCCGCTCACTGCGCAGGCCGCGCAAGCGTGCGGATTGCGCGCCGGCACGCCGGTGGCGCTCTCGGTCATGGACGTTCCCGCCACCGTGCTGGGCGGCGGCGGCGTGGCCTTTGAAGGCGGCACGATGCGCCGTGTAGGCTGTTCCATTCTTGGCAGCACGGGTATGCATGGTTGGGTCAGCGACGATGCGGCCCGCATAGTGCCGAGCGCCGAAGCCGGCTACACGATGCTCATGCCGCTGCGGGGGACGCAGGCAAGGTTGATGTCGCACATGGCAGCGACGCTGAACATCGACTGGCTGCTGGCGTGGCTGAGTGAAGCCGCGGCGCTGGCCGGCGCCACGCTGCCACCCAAGGCGCAGTTGCTGCAACGCCTTAACGAGATGGTGCTCGCCGCGATTCCTGCCCAGGCGATCTACCACCCCTACATTGCCGAGAACGGCGAACGTGGCCCCTTCGTCGACAGCGATGCCCGCGCCCAGCTCAGTGGATTCAGTGCGACGCTGGGCCTAGCGGGCACGGTGCGCGCCGTGTTTGAGGGAATCTGCCTGGCGGCACGCGATTGCTACTCAGCGCTTGGCGAGCTCCCTCCCGAAATCCGCCTGACCGGAGGTGCGGCACGCAGCCCGGCGCTGCGTCAGCTCTTGGCCAGCGTCACTGGCCGGCCGGTGCGCGTGTCGCACCGTGAAGAATGCGGCGCTGCTGGCGCGGCGATCTGCGCCGCGGTCGGGGCGGGCGTACTCGGCAGCGTGCGCGAAACGTTGCCGACCTGGGTGGATCGCTGGCTCGACCCGCAGACCATCATGCCCGATGCGCAGCAGACAGCGCTATACGACACCGTCTTTTCCATCTATCGCCAGATGGCCGCACAGTTACGGCCGGCGTGGCACGCGCTGGCCGCCGGCCGCTGCTGA
- a CDS encoding ABC transporter ATP-binding protein: MASVTLEQVSKIYKEKGKAGNKAVKSVDLAIHDGEIISLLGSSGCGKTSTLRMIAGFESVSEGTIRIGSRVVNDLKPAERSVAMAFEGYALYPPLTVADNIGFSLLRGRMPRADVRRRVQHVAELLEIVDILDSYPPTLSGGQQQRVSLARALVRPADLYLLDEPMSQLEPQLRAVLRGRIKEYLIEHRMTSVFVTHDQTEAVALSDRIAVMSNGMLQQFASPADLKERPANLFVAGFIGEPAMNLLPARLTLAGGLLQAVVMTDDGVGEALRVSFGPLARVARAATLHEGQAVHLGVRSHKIAFGGTPACDNTVRGTLAFNQWQGDQSHLGVDVGGHTLLVVTDGALDIDDGAPVDLCLPLAALHLFDSASETALVHGTELR, translated from the coding sequence ATGGCATCCGTGACGCTGGAGCAGGTCAGCAAGATCTACAAGGAAAAGGGCAAGGCTGGCAACAAGGCGGTCAAGTCCGTGGACCTTGCGATCCATGACGGCGAGATCATCTCGCTGCTTGGCTCGTCGGGCTGCGGCAAGACGAGCACGCTGCGCATGATCGCAGGCTTCGAGTCGGTCAGCGAAGGTACGATCCGCATCGGCTCGCGCGTGGTCAACGACCTCAAGCCCGCCGAGCGCAGCGTTGCGATGGCTTTCGAGGGATATGCGCTGTACCCGCCGCTCACCGTGGCCGATAACATCGGCTTCAGCTTGCTGCGCGGCAGAATGCCACGCGCGGATGTGCGCAGGCGCGTTCAGCACGTGGCCGAGCTGCTCGAGATCGTCGACATCCTCGACAGCTACCCGCCCACGCTGTCGGGCGGCCAGCAGCAGCGGGTGTCGCTGGCGCGGGCACTGGTGCGCCCAGCCGACCTGTACCTGCTCGACGAGCCGATGAGCCAACTCGAGCCGCAGCTGCGCGCCGTCCTGCGCGGCCGTATCAAGGAATACCTGATCGAGCATCGCATGACTTCGGTATTCGTCACGCATGATCAGACCGAGGCGGTAGCGCTGTCGGATCGGATCGCAGTGATGAGCAACGGAATGCTGCAGCAATTCGCTTCGCCGGCAGATCTCAAGGAGCGGCCGGCCAACCTGTTCGTTGCCGGCTTCATCGGTGAGCCTGCGATGAACCTCCTGCCCGCGCGGCTGACGTTGGCGGGCGGCCTACTTCAAGCTGTCGTGATGACCGACGATGGCGTCGGCGAGGCGCTGCGCGTGAGCTTCGGGCCGTTGGCGCGTGTAGCTCGCGCGGCTACACTGCACGAAGGCCAGGCGGTGCACCTGGGCGTGCGCTCTCACAAGATAGCGTTCGGCGGCACACCGGCGTGCGACAACACGGTGCGCGGCACGCTCGCATTCAACCAGTGGCAAGGCGACCAAAGCCATCTGGGCGTTGATGTCGGCGGCCACACCCTGCTTGTCGTGACCGACGGCGCACTCGACATTGACGATGGCGCGCCGGTTGATCTGTGCCTCCCCTTGGCCGCGCTGCACCTGTTCGACAGTGCCAGCGAGACGGCGCTGGTGCACGGAACCGAATTGCGCTGA
- a CDS encoding ABC transporter ATP-binding protein yields the protein MSYLKIAGLSKAFGKKQVLDGLDLEVRQGECLVVFGGSGSGKTTLLRHIAGVMEADAGSIEIGGRDVAEFGPEQRGVAMAFQNFALYPHMTAYENIASPLRARKMPENEVAAGVQAVASLLRIDHVLMHLPKQLSNGQKQRTSLARSLVHKPPVLLLDDPLRNVDAKMRFEMRLEFPRLFKAFGSTVLYVTQDYREALALGDRIGVLESGRFKQVDSPSAIYRNPGTREVARLFGDPPINLFEVTPRNEAGGLAVSIAGLTLRLPDMRHDLIGRTCVLGVRPEDVIFGTEPTPGAMPVVLEAAMPFNVRTITLLKAGLGGTSVEMLASRPEDTELAANRERIPGYVSIAAGRTMFFDCATGARL from the coding sequence ATGTCCTATCTCAAGATTGCGGGCCTGTCCAAGGCCTTTGGCAAGAAGCAGGTTCTCGACGGACTAGACCTCGAGGTGCGCCAGGGAGAGTGCCTGGTGGTGTTCGGCGGTTCGGGTTCCGGCAAGACCACGCTGCTGCGGCACATCGCCGGCGTGATGGAGGCCGATGCTGGCAGCATCGAGATCGGCGGCCGCGACGTTGCCGAGTTCGGCCCAGAGCAGCGGGGCGTGGCGATGGCGTTTCAGAACTTTGCGTTGTACCCGCACATGACCGCGTACGAGAATATCGCGAGCCCCTTGCGCGCGCGAAAAATGCCTGAGAATGAGGTGGCGGCCGGGGTGCAGGCGGTCGCGTCGCTGCTGCGCATCGACCACGTACTGATGCACCTGCCCAAACAACTGTCCAACGGCCAGAAGCAGCGCACCTCGCTCGCGCGCAGCCTCGTGCACAAGCCGCCGGTACTGCTGCTCGACGATCCGCTGCGCAACGTCGACGCAAAGATGCGTTTCGAGATGAGGCTGGAGTTCCCCCGCCTCTTCAAGGCATTCGGATCGACCGTACTTTACGTGACGCAGGACTACCGCGAAGCGCTGGCGCTGGGTGACCGGATCGGCGTGCTCGAGAGCGGAAGGTTCAAGCAGGTCGACAGCCCGTCCGCCATTTACCGTAACCCGGGCACGCGCGAAGTGGCGCGGCTGTTCGGCGACCCGCCGATCAACCTCTTCGAGGTCACGCCGCGCAACGAGGCGGGCGGCTTGGCGGTGAGTATCGCCGGCCTGACGCTGCGGCTGCCCGACATGCGGCACGACCTCATCGGCCGTACCTGTGTGCTGGGTGTGCGCCCCGAGGATGTGATCTTCGGCACCGAGCCGACACCCGGCGCCATGCCCGTCGTGCTCGAAGCGGCGATGCCGTTCAACGTGCGCACCATCACTTTGCTGAAGGCGGGGCTGGGTGGGACCAGCGTCGAAATGCTGGCCAGCCGTCCCGAGGATACGGAGCTGGCAGCCAACCGGGAGCGCATCCCCGGCTACGTGAGCATAGCGGCAGGCCGCACGATGTTTTTTGATTGCGCAACTGGTGCGCGTTTGTGA
- a CDS encoding carbohydrate ABC transporter permease, with translation MNFAFLLRAGRVAALTAVGLFFLFPFVWVLLMSFMTNQDILRSTPSLIFEPTLGNYVSLIRGELKTDVGTLTSDYIMNLGNSMLLSSVSVALSLILGIPAAYAFARFKFRLGEDIAFMLLSFRFAPPILVLLPLQLYFQEIGLYDTYAGLIWVYQLITLPLILWIVRGYFEDISPDIEHAYRLDGHSWLRSFFKIAIPLARPGIAAAGLLAFIFAWNNFVFALILGSSSVQPVTVGAMAFITASGIQYGQIAAALMLSVLPTATIALFAQRYLVEGLSLGAVKG, from the coding sequence ATGAATTTCGCTTTCTTGTTACGCGCGGGCCGTGTCGCCGCCCTTACGGCGGTGGGTCTGTTCTTCCTGTTTCCGTTCGTGTGGGTGCTGCTGATGAGCTTCATGACGAACCAGGATATCCTCCGCTCGACACCCTCGCTGATCTTCGAGCCGACGCTCGGCAACTACGTCTCTTTGATCAGGGGCGAGCTCAAGACCGACGTCGGCACGCTGACGAGCGACTACATCATGAACCTTGGCAACAGCATGTTGCTGTCGTCAGTTTCGGTCGCGCTTTCGCTGATCCTGGGCATTCCCGCCGCCTACGCGTTCGCGCGATTCAAGTTCAGGCTCGGCGAGGACATCGCGTTCATGCTGCTGTCGTTTCGCTTCGCTCCGCCAATCCTCGTGCTGCTGCCGCTTCAACTGTATTTTCAGGAGATCGGACTGTACGACACGTATGCGGGCCTGATCTGGGTATACCAGCTGATTACGCTGCCGCTGATCCTGTGGATCGTGCGCGGATACTTCGAGGACATCTCGCCGGATATCGAACACGCTTACCGCCTGGACGGCCACAGCTGGCTGAGGAGTTTCTTCAAGATCGCCATCCCGCTGGCGCGCCCGGGCATCGCGGCCGCCGGCTTGCTGGCTTTCATCTTTGCGTGGAACAACTTCGTCTTCGCGCTGATCCTGGGCTCGTCGTCGGTGCAACCAGTGACCGTGGGCGCAATGGCGTTCATTACCGCATCGGGCATCCAGTACGGGCAGATAGCCGCTGCGCTGATGCTCAGCGTTCTTCCCACCGCCACGATCGCACTGTTTGCCCAACGCTACCTCGTCGAGGGGTTGAGCCTCGGCGCCGTAAAAGGCTGA